One genomic segment of Planktothrix serta PCC 8927 includes these proteins:
- a CDS encoding ATP-binding protein yields the protein MICHFMIGVPGSGKSTVAQQLAELTQGLIISTDRIREQLYGDEIIQGNWLEIEGEVLREMEKAIASSQPIIYDATNVYRHWRLELLEKIALISPEIPRVWVAWVLETPIETCKQWNQNRSRQVPESIIEQMGNAIANCPPTPSEGFIKVYYLKPGYFDLKTLLILS from the coding sequence ATGATTTGTCATTTTATGATTGGTGTTCCCGGTTCGGGAAAGTCAACAGTTGCTCAACAACTGGCGGAACTTACGCAGGGTTTAATTATTTCTACCGATCGCATTCGAGAACAACTTTATGGGGATGAAATTATTCAGGGGAATTGGTTAGAAATTGAAGGGGAAGTCTTGCGAGAAATGGAAAAGGCGATCGCGTCTTCTCAACCGATTATTTATGATGCGACCAATGTTTATCGACATTGGCGACTCGAACTATTAGAAAAAATTGCCTTAATTTCTCCTGAAATTCCTCGTGTTTGGGTAGCTTGGGTATTAGAAACCCCGATAGAAACTTGCAAACAGTGGAATCAAAATCGCTCTCGTCAGGTTCCTGAATCTATTATTGAACAGATGGGGAATGCGATCGCCAATTGTCCTCCGACTCCCTCCGAAGGATTTATCAAAGTTTATTATTTAAAACCAGGCTATTTCGACTTAAAAACGCTACTAATATTATCCTAA
- the glgP gene encoding glycogen/starch/alpha-glucan family phosphorylase, with product MNPFPDSILNDLMAGDPETAISLEHLQRNFAANLLYLQGKLPTTATPQELYQALAYTIRQLLMPSWVKTTQTDAQNHVKQVCYFSAEYSLGCHLANHLINLNIWEPIQQCLETFNLNLQELIDQEIEPSLGYGNVAQLPVNELDSLSTLNLPAIAYGIHYEFGSFDQEIRNGWQVEKIDKWLRYGNPWEIERPEATVNVKLGGHTEAYYDDQGRYRVRWIGHRCIKGVPYDTPISGYQSQRINTLRLWKAEPIVSLNYQDFNIGDYYGTVLEKPFVELLTKVLYPHDELIQEKQLRLEQQFFLVSCSLQDMIRNHLATGESLDTFYRRYAVQLHDTPSAIAIAELMRLFIDEYALDWEQAWSITRQTFTYLNPTLSPEVQGKWAIGLLGSLLPRHLEIIYEINNRFLIKVRSQYPGDFTKLARLSLIDETGERYVRMAHLACVGSYAINGISLWQTERLKQSIIPDFYELTPEKFRAISSGITPRRWLVLANPRLTELITYKIGNSWIKNLADLHRLEAEMDQVEFRLAWRNIKQENKRQLANYIEQNCGIMVNPDSIFDIQIERIQEYKRQHLNVFKIIALYNQIRKNPDLDYVPQTFIFGGKTAPGYVMGKLMIKLIHAVGQVVNSDPIIGDRLKVVFIPNVTPTLSERIYPAADVSEHLAMAGKKSAGIAILKPAFNGALTMGIVDGASEELRNAVGAENFFDFGLSLPETEALKAKGYNPWSYYHTNESLRESIDQIASGYFSQGDPNLFKTLIDALLYHDEYMIFADYQSYLDCQDQVSKTYRNWEKWTQMSILNVARLGRFSSDEIVQTYCQTIWNINPV from the coding sequence ATGAATCCATTTCCCGATTCTATTTTGAACGATTTAATGGCAGGTGATCCTGAAACTGCAATTTCTTTAGAGCATTTACAACGAAACTTTGCGGCTAACCTGCTCTATCTTCAGGGTAAATTACCGACAACGGCAACCCCCCAAGAATTATATCAAGCCTTAGCCTATACCATTCGACAATTATTAATGCCTTCTTGGGTCAAAACAACTCAAACCGACGCTCAAAATCATGTTAAACAGGTTTGCTATTTTTCCGCCGAATATTCATTAGGATGCCATCTCGCTAATCATCTGATCAATCTCAATATATGGGAACCAATACAACAATGTCTTGAAACCTTTAACTTAAATTTACAAGAATTAATTGATCAAGAAATAGAACCCAGTTTAGGATATGGTAATGTTGCCCAATTACCTGTTAATGAATTAGACTCCCTCTCTACCTTGAATCTTCCTGCTATAGCCTATGGAATTCACTACGAATTTGGCAGTTTTGATCAAGAAATTCGCAATGGTTGGCAAGTTGAAAAAATTGATAAATGGTTACGGTATGGAAATCCTTGGGAAATTGAGCGTCCAGAAGCAACGGTAAATGTAAAATTAGGCGGTCATACCGAAGCCTATTATGATGATCAAGGACGCTATCGAGTGCGTTGGATTGGCCATCGTTGTATTAAAGGCGTTCCCTATGATACCCCGATTTCCGGTTATCAAAGCCAGAGAATTAATACCTTGCGACTGTGGAAAGCAGAACCGATTGTTTCCTTAAATTATCAAGATTTTAATATTGGGGATTATTATGGAACCGTTCTGGAAAAACCCTTTGTCGAATTACTCACCAAAGTATTATATCCCCATGATGAACTGATTCAAGAAAAACAATTACGTTTAGAACAACAATTCTTTTTAGTGTCCTGTTCTCTACAAGATATGATTCGGAATCATTTAGCAACAGGAGAGAGTTTAGACACCTTTTATAGACGTTATGCCGTTCAACTTCATGATACTCCCAGTGCCATCGCAATTGCAGAATTAATGCGATTATTTATTGATGAATATGCCTTGGATTGGGAACAAGCTTGGTCAATTACACGGCAAACTTTTACTTATCTCAATCCTACACTATCACCCGAAGTTCAAGGGAAATGGGCGATTGGATTGTTAGGGAGTTTATTACCCCGTCATTTAGAAATTATCTATGAAATTAATAATCGATTTTTGATTAAAGTTCGGAGTCAATATCCGGGGGATTTTACCAAATTAGCCCGATTATCCTTAATTGATGAAACTGGAGAACGGTATGTCCGCATGGCACACTTAGCTTGTGTGGGAAGTTATGCAATTAATGGGATTTCTCTTTGGCAAACAGAACGATTAAAGCAATCTATTATTCCTGATTTTTATGAATTAACCCCGGAAAAATTTCGGGCGATTAGCAGTGGAATTACCCCTCGGCGTTGGTTGGTTTTAGCAAATCCTCGTTTAACAGAATTAATTACTTATAAAATTGGGAATAGCTGGATCAAAAATTTAGCCGATCTGCATCGTTTAGAAGCGGAAATGGATCAGGTAGAATTTCGTTTAGCTTGGCGAAATATTAAACAGGAAAATAAACGACAACTGGCTAATTATATTGAACAAAATTGTGGGATTATGGTGAATCCCGATTCTATTTTTGATATTCAAATTGAACGAATTCAAGAATATAAACGCCAGCATTTGAATGTGTTTAAAATTATTGCCCTCTACAATCAAATTCGCAAAAATCCTGACTTAGATTATGTTCCCCAAACGTTTATTTTTGGCGGAAAAACAGCCCCCGGTTATGTGATGGGGAAATTGATGATTAAATTAATTCATGCGGTGGGTCAAGTGGTTAATTCCGATCCGATTATTGGCGATCGCTTAAAAGTAGTATTTATTCCCAATGTTACTCCCACTTTAAGTGAACGCATCTATCCCGCAGCAGATGTGTCTGAACATTTAGCAATGGCGGGTAAAAAATCGGCAGGAATTGCAATTTTAAAACCCGCCTTTAATGGCGCGTTAACAATGGGAATTGTCGATGGAGCCAGCGAAGAATTACGCAACGCAGTCGGAGCCGAAAATTTCTTTGATTTTGGCTTAAGTTTACCCGAAACTGAAGCTTTAAAAGCTAAAGGGTATAATCCTTGGAGTTATTATCATACTAACGAAAGCTTGCGGGAAAGTATTGATCAAATTGCATCGGGTTATTTTTCCCAAGGTGATCCGAATCTATTCAAAACGTTAATTGATGCCTTATTATATCATGATGAATATATGATTTTTGCCGATTATCAATCCTATTTGGATTGTCAAGATCAAGTCAGCAAAACCTATCGAAACTGGGAAAAATGGACGCAAATGTCTATTTTAAATGTGGCTCGTCTAGGTCGTTTTTCTTCTGATGAAATTGTCCAAACCTATTGTCAGACTATTTGGAATATTAACCCGGTTTAG
- a CDS encoding transaldolase, translating to MGQTLLEQLRDMTVVVADTGDIQAIEIYTPRDATTNPSLITAAAQMPQYEEIVDDTLKKARQELGESASASEVATLAFERLAVAFGLKILAIIPGRVSTEVDARLSYDTEATIAKGRYLIDQYEAAGISRDRILIKIASTWEGIKAGEVLEKEGIHCNLTLLFGIHQAIACAEAGATLISPFVGRILDWYKKDTGRDSYPPEEDPGVLSVTRIYNYYKKFGYQTEVMGASFRNIGEITELAGCDLLTISPALLEELQSTIGDLPRKLDPKTVGTFEMEKISIDQDTFNRMHAEDAMASEKLEEGIKGFSKALEALEKFLTERLARLEGKEVISHAAEDIFRAYDLDGDGYITREEWSGTDAVFDALDQDNDGQITAEEMAAGLGVSFHFATV from the coding sequence ATGGGACAAACTCTACTAGAACAACTGCGGGACATGACTGTTGTAGTGGCGGATACCGGAGATATCCAAGCCATTGAAATCTACACCCCCAGAGATGCAACCACAAACCCCTCCTTAATTACCGCCGCCGCCCAAATGCCTCAATATGAGGAAATTGTGGATGATACCCTCAAAAAAGCTCGTCAGGAGTTAGGGGAGAGTGCTTCCGCTTCAGAAGTAGCAACCTTAGCCTTTGAACGGTTAGCCGTTGCCTTTGGATTAAAAATATTAGCAATTATTCCGGGGCGGGTGTCAACGGAAGTCGATGCTCGGTTATCTTATGATACCGAAGCCACTATTGCTAAAGGTCGTTATCTGATTGATCAATATGAAGCAGCTGGAATTTCCCGCGATCGCATTTTAATTAAAATTGCCTCCACTTGGGAAGGAATTAAAGCCGGAGAAGTTCTCGAAAAAGAAGGGATTCATTGTAATTTAACCCTATTATTTGGCATTCATCAAGCCATCGCCTGTGCTGAAGCCGGGGCTACCTTAATTTCTCCCTTTGTGGGGCGGATTTTAGATTGGTATAAAAAAGACACCGGGCGAGATTCCTATCCTCCAGAGGAAGACCCTGGCGTGTTATCTGTGACCCGAATTTATAACTATTATAAAAAATTCGGTTATCAAACAGAAGTCATGGGGGCAAGTTTCCGTAATATTGGGGAAATTACCGAGTTAGCAGGTTGTGATTTATTAACGATTTCTCCCGCCTTATTAGAAGAATTACAATCTACTATTGGTGACTTACCCCGCAAACTTGACCCCAAAACTGTAGGGACATTTGAGATGGAAAAAATCTCGATTGATCAAGACACTTTTAACCGAATGCACGCCGAAGATGCCATGGCTTCAGAGAAGTTAGAAGAAGGAATTAAAGGGTTTTCTAAAGCCTTAGAAGCCTTAGAAAAATTCTTAACTGAACGCCTAGCTCGTTTAGAAGGAAAAGAAGTGATTAGCCATGCGGCCGAAGACATTTTCCGGGCGTATGATTTAGATGGAGATGGCTATATTACCCGTGAAGAATGGTCAGGAACTGATGCCGTATTTGATGCTCTGGATCAAGATAACGATGGTCAAATTACCGCCGAAGAAATGGCGGCTGGGTTGGGGGTATCCTTTCATTTCGCAACGGTTTAA
- a CDS encoding DUF1269 domain-containing protein, producing MSDLIAIAYDSEYKAEEVRLTLIKLQKEHLIELEDAAVIVKNAEGKVKLKQAVDLTTAGAVSGGFWGLLIGTLFLSPLLGAAVGAAAGAASGALSDIGVDDNFMKSLGETLQPGTSALFVLVRKVTPDKVLEEIAPYGGTVLRTSLSKDEEAQLQEVLSSRGVTV from the coding sequence ATGAGTGACTTAATTGCGATCGCTTACGATAGCGAATACAAAGCCGAAGAAGTCCGTCTGACTTTGATTAAATTACAAAAAGAACATTTAATCGAGTTAGAAGACGCTGCGGTGATTGTCAAGAATGCTGAAGGCAAAGTTAAACTCAAGCAAGCCGTTGACTTAACCACTGCGGGTGCAGTCAGTGGCGGGTTTTGGGGTTTATTAATTGGAACTTTATTCCTTAGTCCCCTGTTAGGAGCCGCAGTAGGGGCCGCCGCCGGAGCCGCCAGTGGTGCCTTAAGTGATATTGGTGTTGATGATAACTTTATGAAATCTTTAGGGGAAACCCTGCAACCGGGAACCTCTGCTCTGTTTGTTTTAGTGCGGAAAGTTACCCCAGATAAAGTGTTAGAAGAAATCGCACCTTATGGCGGAACCGTGTTAAGAACCTCTCTGAGTAAAGATGAAGAAGCTCAATTACAAGAGGTTCTCAGTAGCCGAGGCGTGACGGTTTAA